GCTCTTGCTGCGCTTTGCGCTCTGAGATGTCTCTTGCGATACCGACGAGACCGGTGAGGTTACCCTCCGGGTCGGTCAAACGTGCGCCGGTGAACTCGTGGGGGATGTACTCCCCATGTTTCGTGAGTACATTGGCTTCAACAGTGGCAGATCCCGTCGTTAGCGCCTCCTCGATTGCCTCACCCACCCGCTCTCGTTCATCCTCGGGGAAGAACTCAATCGCTTGCATCTCGCTGATTTCCGCATCGGTGTACCCGGTGCGTTCCAAGGCAGTCTCGTTCCACCGTCGCATCGTGCCATCCGGGTTAATAACGTAGAACGCGTCATCGAGCGCATTGAGCGCTTGGTCGATGAACATGCGCTCCTGCCGAAGCGTTCTCTCTCGTTTTTTTCGCTCGGTGATATCGCGTGCGAAGCCGGCGATGCGAGTGACCGTCCCAGCACTGTCGGTGATCGGTTCGGCCTGTACCCAGATCCATCGCTGATAGTTTTCGTCTTCGTTGACGCGGTATTCGAGATCGGCCGGATTCCCGTTCGAAAGTTGGTTCATCGCAGCCGTAACTTGCTCACGGTCGTCGGGATGAACGCCGTGTAGAAAGTCCCGAGGCTGCGCCGCAAGTGTCTCCGTCGAACGGCCCCAAATATCTTCGTAGGCGGAGTTGATATAGAGCAGTTCATCCCAATCCGATGAAAACATCCAGAGGACATCGTTACTTGCCTCGCTCAGTTCCTGTAAGCGGCGTTCGGTCTTGGTCGCTTGCTGTTCGGCACGGTACTGTGAGACCACGTTTTTGATTCGGTTCGCCAGCAGTTTGTACTGTCCCGTCCCGGCCTGCTTCTGGAGATAATCGGTTACCCCTGCCGAAATAGCGTCGCTGGCAATGCTTTCGCTTCCTTTGCCAGTAAATAGAATGAACGGGAGCGAAGGATAGTCCTCACGGACGGCGTTGAGAAATTCGATGCCGTTCTGCTCCGGCATATCGTAATCGGAGACGACACAGTCGATGTCCTCGGTGGCAAGCACATCAAGCCCCGCTCCGGCAGTCGTTGCCGTCTCAACGACAAAGCTGTCGTTTTCCCGTTCGAGAAAGTCGGCCGCCAGTGTCGCAAAGTCAGGTTCGTCATCGACGTGAAGCACGTGAATCGGCCGATCTGACTGTACCATCATGGCAATTGTTATCTTGGAAATATAAAGAATTGAGGTACTACTCAGAGAGAAAAACACCCGATAAATAACATATAATATGCATAATATACATCGATACTGGATTGGTGTTTTCTGAGGATAGAAAACCACTAATGGGAAAATTCTAAATTTGAATCTTCATCTCCAAAATGAAGGTGTCAAGATCTATCTAGATACTGTCTTATCCTAAACACCGCTAGTATGGCCTATTCTGACACCAAACCATCGAAATCTGAAAGGCAAGACGAAACTCGGCGAGTCAGTCGTCTCTTGTTGTTTCGCCACGACCGCCCACATCAGGTGTTGTAAGCACAGACTCGTCCGTCTCGGGACCGAGTGGTTCGACGCGGACGCTCGACACCTTGTACTCTGGAATGCCCGTCTGCGGGTCGAAATTCTCCTGCGTGAGTTTGTTGACGGCACCGGCAGCAAAGTGCATCGGAATGAACAACGTTCCGTTCCCGACACGGTCGGTAATGGTCGCCTTGACGACGATAGCCCCGCGCCGGGACTCGACACGGACGTACTCGCCGTCCTCGACACCAATCTGTGCTGCCGTCTCAGGGCTTATCTCGACGAAACTCTCTCCGACGTGGCTCATCAGACCCTCGACGCGACGCGTGATTTGCCCGGTGTGCCAGTGGTAGAGAACGCGGCCCGAAGTGAGCGTGTACGGGAACGCTTCGTCCGGCAGTTCACCGGGATGGCCGCCGTCGGCGGGAACGAACCGCGCGAGTCCGTCGTCAAAGTTGAAATTCCCCTCCTCGTAGTCGTAGAGATACGGTGTACCCGGGTGGGTTTCATCCCAACACGGCCACTGGAGACCGTGTTCGTCGCCGTTTTCCAATCGGTCGTACGTGACACCGCCGTAGATTGGCGCGAGACTGCTGATTTCCGCCATCACCTCTTTTGGATGGTCGTAGTCCCACTCGTAACCGAGGCGATTCGCCAACGCCTGCGTGATTTCCCAGTCCTGTCGGGCCTCACCCGGCGGATCGGAACTCGGACGAACGCGTTGGATACGACGTTCGGTGTTGGTGAACGTGCCGTGCTTTTCGGGCGACGTGGCCGCAGGCAGTATCACGTCCGCGTACTCGGCGGTCTCGGTCACGAAGATGTCTTGGACGGCGAGAAAGTCGATCTGCTCTAACGCCTCGGCAGCGTGTGTTACGTCCGGTTCCGAGAGCGCGGGGTTCTCCCCGACGATATACATCCCTTTGAGGTTCCCCTCGTGTATCTCCGAGAACATCTCCGGAACTTTGAGGCCGGGTTCTTCGGGCGGTCGCTCGCCCCACGCCTCGGCAAACTTCTCGCCTACGTCGTCGTCCGCCGGGTCTTGATACCCCGGCAGACTCCCCGGAAGGGTCCCCATGTCACCGCCACCGCCCTGAACGTTGTTCTGCCCGCGGAACGGCGAGAGACCGGCACCCTCTTTCCCCACCTGTCCGAGCGTGAGCGCCAAATCGGCCATCGCGATGAGGTTCTCGGTGCCGTGACTGGATTGTGTCATCCCCATCGCCCACCCGAACACGACGGTGTCTGCGGCCGCGAGCGTCTCGGCCGCGGCGGCCAGTTCGTCCGGGGAAACACCCGCGAGTTCTTCGACTCGCTCGGGGGTGAACGCCTGAACCTTCTTTTTGACGCTCTCGAACCCCTTCGTGTTTCGCTCGATGAAGGCCGTATCGTGTAAGTCGTTCTCGATAAGATACCGGATGAGACCGTTGAGCCATGCAACGTCGTATCCGGGTCGCGTCCGAGTGTACTGGTCTGCGTGTTCGGCAATACCGACTTTCCGCGGGTCGAAAACGATGAGATCAGCACCGTCGCGGACGTTCTGCTTGATTCGCGTCGCCAACACGGGGTGTGATTCGGTCGTGTTGGACCCGCTGATGAGGTACGCGTCGGCGTGGCCGATATCTTCGTTAATGCGGTTCGTCATCGCGCCGTACCCGAGCGTCTGCTGGAGTGCCGCGACAGTCGAAGAGTGGCACAGACGCGCGCAGTTGTCGATGTTCTTCGTGCCGAGCACCTGTCGTGCGAACTTCTGGACCAGATACGCCTCCTCATTGGTCCCTTTCGAAGATGCAAGACAGCCCACGGTATCGACGCCGTGTTCGTCCTGAATTTCGGACAGGCGATCAGCAACGTAATCGAGAGCATTTTCCCAACTGGTCGGTTCGAATT
This genomic stretch from Halogeometricum borinquense DSM 11551 harbors:
- a CDS encoding PAS domain-containing response regulator: MMVQSDRPIHVLHVDDEPDFATLAADFLERENDSFVVETATTAGAGLDVLATEDIDCVVSDYDMPEQNGIEFLNAVREDYPSLPFILFTGKGSESIASDAISAGVTDYLQKQAGTGQYKLLANRIKNVVSQYRAEQQATKTERRLQELSEASNDVLWMFSSDWDELLYINSAYEDIWGRSTETLAAQPRDFLHGVHPDDREQVTAAMNQLSNGNPADLEYRVNEDENYQRWIWVQAEPITDSAGTVTRIAGFARDITERKKRERTLRQERMFIDQALNALDDAFYVINPDGTMRRWNETALERTGYTDAEISEMQAIEFFPEDERERVGEAIEEALTTGSATVEANVLTKHGEYIPHEFTGARLTDPEGNLTGLVGIARDISERKAQQERFQAFIENSTDIIVVLDEDGTYLYQSPSVEHVLGYEPEALLGENAFEYIHPEDRQEVMETFSEAVSNPEMTPTVECRFRHKDGSWRWIEAVGNNQLDNPAVEGFVINSRDITERKKHEQEL
- the fdhF gene encoding formate dehydrogenase subunit alpha, with the protein product MSTDDPLPSIPDVTDPRPQTPVTSEFETGTASDPPTGTSGDASTTLRVNDELVTVPPGSTVIDAMQAASDQTVTVSPGADVLHDDADVPALCYYDREGDCSDEVGPRSECRTCIVETDEHGLVPSCSFPAEDGLRVRTDTVDAAESRSVNLDLVLSNHNLRCTTCNGNGRCELQETAIGADVEHPRYGVFDDRAEYEPLDDTSSFIQIDRNKCILCNRCVEACNDVQVEGVLRIEGSGPDTRIGFQSDAETMADSECVSCGHCATVCPTGSITEKGIGGAGTLPLPGFTQRNSVGTVIDHESVETIDDTPAPNRSFGVRDGDEGDAADRSGVARFMANAKRRADDIGRKLMLTGEHTAEGIAANTLPEGRLFDVASAVGAYRLGKLNRAETTCGFCAVGCRFEMWGKDGDSLGVVPIEDPDSAPANNFSTCVKGKFGHEFANSRKRLTRPLVRNDAGEFEPTSWENALDYVADRLSEIQDEHGVDTVGCLASSKGTNEEAYLVQKFARQVLGTKNIDNCARLCHSSTVAALQQTLGYGAMTNRINEDIGHADAYLISGSNTTESHPVLATRIKQNVRDGADLIVFDPRKVGIAEHADQYTRTRPGYDVAWLNGLIRYLIENDLHDTAFIERNTKGFESVKKKVQAFTPERVEELAGVSPDELAAAAETLAAADTVVFGWAMGMTQSSHGTENLIAMADLALTLGQVGKEGAGLSPFRGQNNVQGGGGDMGTLPGSLPGYQDPADDDVGEKFAEAWGERPPEEPGLKVPEMFSEIHEGNLKGMYIVGENPALSEPDVTHAAEALEQIDFLAVQDIFVTETAEYADVILPAATSPEKHGTFTNTERRIQRVRPSSDPPGEARQDWEITQALANRLGYEWDYDHPKEVMAEISSLAPIYGGVTYDRLENGDEHGLQWPCWDETHPGTPYLYDYEEGNFNFDDGLARFVPADGGHPGELPDEAFPYTLTSGRVLYHWHTGQITRRVEGLMSHVGESFVEISPETAAQIGVEDGEYVRVESRRGAIVVKATITDRVGNGTLFIPMHFAAGAVNKLTQENFDPQTGIPEYKVSSVRVEPLGPETDESVLTTPDVGGRGETTRDD